The DNA window GTGGTCAAGGTGAACACGCTCACCGTGAAGCCGAAGCCGAAGCGCGTGCGCTACCAGCTGGGCAAGACCCGCACCTGGAAGAAGGCCATGGTGACGCTCAAGGAAGGCGACTCCATCGAGCTGTTCGCTTCCTAAACGCCGGTTGAACAACCTGCACTGATTTGGGGCCCTCGCCGATGCGAGGGCCCTTTCTTGTTGATTCAACCTCAGGGCGGGGTCGGAAAGAGGCCTGCGGCTCGGCAGTCCTGGCTCGCACGAAACGTCCACTGGACGTTTCGGCTCGTGCGGAACTCGCCTCAGGCCCCTTTCCGACCCCGCCCTGAGGTTGACTCCGCTGCGAGGGGGCGCTCGCTTCGCATTGCGCCTCTCCGTCCCTGGTTCGAGGAGGGTTTGGGGCGGGGTGTTCGATGGTGCGGCTTCTCTCGCCGGGAGGGGAGGGGCCGGCGGCGTTTGGGCGAGTGCGCGAGAAAACGCGACCCCTGCCATGAAGCGGTCTTTCCTCATGCTAAGTCGCCTTGACATCTATGCGCGCTCCGGCGGCAAGAATAATCAGGTTCTTTTGAGCTTGAGCTTTGTAGTCCTCGCATCGTATGGAATGCTGTCTTCCTCCGATTGGGGAGGGCCGTAGTTGATGGATATGCCAATGCCCGAAACATCGGGATTTGCTATCAGCTCGCTCCATTCTGCAGGCACTCCGGCGCATGGAAGCAGTGTTTTAAACGAGTTGAACAGGTGGTTGATTTCCATAGCCATCGTCACGGATGGGAGCAGACTCAAGTCTCCGTAGTGCCAATTGGTTCTCATAAGGCGCATGATCAAAAGAGCCACGTAAAAGGGCTGCGAATTGTCTGCGTCAACAAAGGACATCTTCTTTGGCATTACGGGTAAGCGAGTTCCTAGAAACTGACCGAAATGCGCGCACCTGTTTCGAGAGAACGTGAGTGTGCCGAGCCAGCTTTCCAGATGCTCGCGATCTTCTCCAAACGATTCCGCTACAGCGTCTTTCACTTTGGGGCTTTTTGTGTTGCTGAACAATCGGGAAACCATCCCTATGGGCATTTCCTCGACGGCTTCCCAGATCGGCATGTCTCCATATCGTTCGATGTCTCTTTTCTGGCGGGATCCGTTTCTCTGATTGCACCTGCTGACAAGCTTCGAATATTCTCGAATGAAGGAGTTGAAGTAGTCCCCGTTTTTGAACAGTTTTCTATTTCGATGCGCGAAAGCCCCATATCTCAGCGACATCTCGTTGGAGTAGCGTGATCTCATCTGCATTTCAAACAACCCTATGTATTCCATAAGTATCGACTGGAATTTGCGATCGAGCACCATTATGCGATTGAGATTTTTAAAGCTTTTCGAGCAACTGCATTCTTCGCTCTCGAACAAGGGGAAGTACTCGCTTAAATGTTGGTAGCTCACCCTGCGCAAGATGAACTCAGCAGCCCCGGAATCGCCGTCGGAGAATCCGGAATCCTTTGCACGGAGTTTCATGTCCTCCAGGCTCATCGGTTTGCCCGGATCGGCTTGAGGGACGAAGGGCTCAGAAAAAGCAACGGCCGAAGGCTTTACGCTGGCATTTCTGCAGCTACCTCCGGCTCTGTTGCAATTCATATTATCATTTCCGCTCAATTTTCCAACCCCTATTCAGAAAACCCTCTTTTGCCGTTTTGTATCCCCTTGATAGTCTTGCTAGCCGTTCGGCGTTTGTGATGCCCTGAGTCGTTTCGCGTCAGCAAGGCTCTTTCAGGCGTTAAGCTATAGGAACGAGCCGAGACGTTCTTTCTTCTTGTGGGAATAATACCCCGGCGATAAAGGCTGATTCAACGAAAAGAATTGGCTCCACCGAGTTTCGATGAGCATGCTTCATTTCTCCCGCCCTGCCTCGTCCACCAGGTCGATGAGCTCTTGCTGGGAATGGACGCCCAGTTTGGCGTAGACGTTCTTCGTGTGGAAGCGAGCGGTGTTGAGCGAGATCGTCAGCTTCTCGCGAATGACGCCGACGGTGCGGCCGCTCGCCAAAAGCTCCAGCACCTCCGTCTCGCGCGGCGTGAGGCCCCTCTCCCGCGCCACACGCTCGCACCTCTCATGCACCGTGCTCGCCGGCGCGGCGGGCGGCTCGGGCGTTACGGCGGTGCGGATGCCGTTCACGACGCCCTCGAAGCTGAACCGTTTGAGCGCGACGAAGCAGTACGCGGCGAACGCCATGGCCACGACGAAGCTCACGGGCGCCAGCGCCGCGTCGCTGGCGCCCGTGAGCTGCGCGCTCCCATAGCCGAGCAGCGTTCCCACTCCGATGCCCGCCCACGCGAGCCCGATCGCCAGGGCCGCGGTCGGCACGGCGGCTATGCCGTTGCGCGCTGCGATGTTGGCTACGAGCAACGCCAGCAAAAGGTTGAAGCATGCCGATCCCGCGTCGAGGAACGACTCGGTGGTCAGCATGAGCGCTCCGGGCAGCATGCGGTTCGACGGTATGAGGAACATCCCCGCCAACACGAGCAGCGCGAAGACGCCGAACAGCACATCGGCGTTCAGCTCGCGCTTGCGGATGAGGCGCGCCGCGAGGACGATGGCGAGGGCAGCGAAGGCGAAGCTCGGCTCCAACCCGCTTCCGTCCAGGCTCGAAAGCGCGAGCGCGATGCCCTGCACCGTGCTGAAGAACAGGATGGTCACGTACAGCAGATGGTTGGCGGGCAGAAACGACAGCGGGTTCGCGGCCGCGAGCTCGGCCTGCGGGGCCGCCGCTGCCAGCTCGTCGAGCGGGCGGGCGACAAGGGGGCGCGTGAGCAGGAAGATGGCCGCCAGGCACAGCGCGTTCGTCGCGAGCGCTGCAGAGGGATCCATGCGCTGCACAAGGGGCTCCGTTAGATAAGCGGCCAGGCAGCCTACCGCGGCCACGAGCGAGCGTCGTTCCTTTCCCACTTGCGAGAGCGCGACGTAAACCAGTACGAAGAGCCACGCCTCGGCCACCGTGTCCAAAAGCGCGCCCGCCACCACGAGTGCGGGGCTTCGCAGGGCGAACCCGGCCAGGCAGCAAGCGACGTACCCCGCCGTGGCGACGAGTGCCGCCGCGTTCCACCAGCGGCGCGCCAGCAGGCGGGGACGGTAGTTGGCGCATGCGACGATGGCCCCCATGACCGCCACGCCGAACCAGGTTGCCGCCTCGCGCGCGAGCGGCCAGATAAGCGCGATCTGGGGATAGACGACGCTGTTCGTGTTGATGAACACCAGCAGCATGCAGGCGAGTGCCGCCCCTGCGCGCACGGGGACGATCAGACCGCCTCGTTTACCTTGTTCGCCCATCCTCGCCTCCGTTCGTGCGGCTGAGTGCCTTCTGCAAGTATAACGCCCCTGATGGCGAACCTCCCCACATGCTCGATGTGGGGAGGCGCCCAGCTGCGCGATTTTCCGCATTCCCGATAAACCGCATCCGCGATGTGGGGCATGCCGCCGCCCCGCGCCCTATGCTGCGGTTCGTGAACGGACGGACTTGGGCGGCTGCTCGCGCAGGTCCGTCTCAGATGCGAGAGCGAAGCGAGCAAGGAGGAAGACATGAATCAGGCGAAAGCAGGTGGGAGCCTGACGCGTCGGCGGTTCCTGCAAGCCGGCATGCTGGCTGGGGCGGGGACGTTGGTGGGAGGCGCGCTCGGAGGCTGCGCGCCGAAGGCACCGGAGACGCCCGACGCAAACGCGCAGGTGCGGGAGGCGCGCACGTATTGGCTCGGCGAGGAGCCCGCCGTCGCAGAGGGCGACATCGCGATCGAGGAAACCACCGAGCTCCTCATCATCGGCGCGGGCAACGCGGGCATGGTGGCGGCCGCCACGGCGTGCGACCTGGAGCTCGATTTCATCGTGGCCGATAAGGGCGAATGCGTGGGCGACACGCGCGAGTACCTGGGCGCGGTGAACACGAAGTACTCCCTCGAGGTCGCCGAGCCGGTGGACGAGCTGCAGCTGATGAACGAGCTCACGCGCTACGCCTCGGGTCGCGTAGACCAGCGCGTCATCAAAACGTGGCTCGAGGAGGGCAAGGAGCTGGTCGAATGGCTGACTCCCCTCATGGAGGAGGCCGGCAAGACGCTGGGCGTCACGCCGATGGAGCCCGACCATCCCGCCGGCGGCACGTACTACCTGGCCCCCACCACCGAGCACTTCTACCTGCCCACCTACGAGTACCCCATGCGTAACGACATCCTGGAGATGCGCATCCAGAAGGCGGGCCGCGAGGTGTCCTACCTCCACGACCTCGTGCGCCTCGAACATGCCGACGGCAAGGTGACCGGCGCGCTGTTCCAGACGCCCGCAGGCCTCAAGCGCATCACGGCCACCAAGGGCACGCTGCTCGCCACCGGCGGCTACGCAGCGAATTCCGAGATGGTGCAGGCCAACCTGCCGCTTATCGAGCGCTGCTGCACGGCGGCCAGCTACAGCCCGCGCTGCGACGGCTATGGCCTGCGTGCGGGGCTGTGGGCCGGAGGCGCCAAGGACGTGAACGGCGCGCCCGTCATCTTCGACCGCGGCGCGGTGAAGCCCGGCGTCGACTGCGGGTACAAGGTCGACCGCGACGGCAATCGCCACTTCCCGGGCACGGTGTACCAGCTCAACGTGGGAAGCCAGCCCTTCCTCAAGGTGAACCGCAAGGGCGAGCGCTTCGTGAACGAATCGCTGCCCTACGACACCCTGTGCAACGCTGCAAGCTACCAGCCGGGCGGCGTGTGGTGCCAGATCTTCGACGCCAACGCGCCCGAGGACATCCTGCGCTTCGGCACCACGGGATGCGCCGCCTACACCACGGCCTTCATCCAGATGGGCATGCCGCTTGACGACTTCCTTGCCATGGACGGCGGCACGGGCCTTATGTGCAGGGCCGACTCGCTCGAGGAGCTGGCAGCGCAGCTGGGCTTCGAGGGCGAGGGCGCGCAGCGGCTCATGGACACCATCAAGCGCTACAACGAGCTGGCGGCGGCCGGCGAGGATGCCGACTACGGCAAGGAGCCGCACCGACTGTCCTCCATCGCCAAGCCCCCGTTCTACGGCTGCTGGTTCGGCGGGGCGCTGCTCACCACGCTCGACGGTTTGCGCATCAATGCCGACATGCAGGTGCTCGACGCGAACGACCGCGTGATCGAAGGCCTGTACGCAGCGGGCGACGTGTCGGGATGCTTCTTCTCCGACAACTATCCCGAGTACATCGTGGCGTGCGCGTGCGGGCGCACGTGCACGGAGGGCCGCCATGTGGCGCGCCTTCTGGCCGGCGACCTGAAGAAGGAGGCTTCCCATGCATGATGAGCGAAACGAGGGCGCGAGCGCCCCGAAGCGGCGCGGACGCAAGGTTGCGGTCGCCATCGGCGTCGTGGCCGCAGTGTTGATAGCCGCCGGAGCGGGATTCGCGGTCTGGCACGAGCAGCCCGGCTTCTGCGGGGCCATCTGCCACACCCCGATGGACGGCTACCTTGCCACTTACGAGGCCGATTCGTCGGGTTCGGCCTCCGACAAGTGGGGCAACGAGGTGGCCGATGCGTCCTCCATGCTGGCTTCGACGCACGCGGGATACGGCAAGACGTGCCTCGACTGCCACGAGCCTACGCTGGCGCAACAGGTGGGCGAGGGCGCAAGCTGGGTCACGGGGGGCTACGAGTTCCCGCTCGCCGAGCGCACGCTGGGGCAGCTCGCGGCTGAGGCGAGCAAGAGCGCAGACGGGTTCTGCCTCAACGAGAGCTGCCACAACCTCACGCGCGAGGACCTTGTCGAGCGCACGGTCGACATGGGCGTGTACAACCCGCATCTGTCCCATCACGAGGAGCTGGAATGCGGCACCTGCCACAAGGCCCATCGCGCCTCGGTCATGTACTGCAGCCAGTGCCACGCATCTGCCGTCGTGCCCGAAGGCTGGCTCTCCGCCGACGAGGCCAACCAGCTCACGGACGTGGGGTGAGCGCGGGGCCGTCTCGCGCCAGGCAAGGTAACCCTTTGTGAAAGCGCCCTGTTCAAGAGGGCGCTTTCGTGTATCATGAGGGAAAGGCCGGCAGACATCAGGAAGAGGCGAAGGAGGCGGACCCGTGGCGTTCGTGGAGTTTCGCGACGTGCGGAAGGTATACCGCATGGGCGAGGTCGAGGTGGCCGCCGTCGACGGCATGACGTTCGACATCGAGCGCGGCGAGCTCGTCGTGGTCGTGGGCCCCTCGGGCGCGGGCAAGACGACGCTGCTCAACATGCTCGGCGGCATGGACTCCTGCTCGTCGGGCTCCATCGTGCTCGACGGCCGCGAGGTGAGCGCGTTCGGCAGCAAGGAGCTCACCTACTACCGCCGCTACGACATCGGCTTCGTTTTCCAATTCTACAACCTCGTGCAGAACCTCACGGCGCTCGAGAACGTGGAGCTGGCCAGCCAGATCTGCAAGGATCCCCTCGACGCGGCCGAAGTGCTGGGGCAGGTGGGCCTGGGGCACCGCCTCGACAACTTCCCGGCGCAGCTCTCCGGCGGCGAGCAGCAGCGCGTGGCCATCGCCCGCGCGCTCGCGAAGAACCCCAAGCTGCTCCTGTGCGACGAGCCCACCGGCGCGCTCGACGATCAGACGGGCAAGGCCATCCTGAAGCTTCTGCAGGACACGTGCTACGACACCGGCAAGACGGTCGTGCTCATCACGCACAACTCCGCCTTCACCGCCATTGCCGACCGCGTCGTCCGCGTCCGCGGGGGCCGTGCGGCAAGCGTCGAGGTCAACGACGCGCCCGCCTCCGCCGACACGCTCGAATGGTGACCGAGGGCCTGTGGGCGGCGCGTTCAACAAAGAGCTCCTCCGGTCGATCACCCACTCGCTCGGGCGCTTTTTGGCCATCGCGGCCATCGTGGCGCTCGGCACCGGGTTCTACGCCGGCTTGCGCATGACCGCGCCCGACATGAAGACCGCGGCCGACGCGTACTACGACGGCACCGCGCTCATGGACGTGCGCGTCCTCTCCACCCTCGGCCTCACCGACGCCGACATCGCGGCGCTGCGCGACGTGGAGGGCGTGCAAGCCGTCATGCCCGCCTACGAGGCCGACGTCATGATCGAGGTGGCGGGCGAGCAGTACGCCACGCGCGTGCACTCGCTGCCGGACGCGGCGCGCGCCTCCGACACCTCCGACGGCATCCATGCACGCTCGGACGATCCGGACTATCTGAACCGCCCCCTTCTCGTGGAGGGCGCCTGGCCCGAGCGCGAGGGCGAATGCGTGCTCTCGGCCGACCTTGTGGCGGCGCAGGACGCGCGCGTAGGCGATGCCGTGCGCATCGTCGAGGAGGCCGAGGGTATGGAGGACGCCCTGGTCGCGGACGAGTACACGGTCGTCGGCTTCGTGAGCGCGCCGTACTACGCCACATCCTCGAGCCTGGGCGCCACCTCGCTCGGCAGCGGGTCCATTACGCAGTACATGTACGTGCCCGAGGACGACTTCTCGGCCGACCTGCCCTTCACCGAGGCGTTCCTCGCCGTGACGGGCGCGGCGGACGTGCGCGCGGGCAGCGCCGCCTACGACGAGCGCGTGGCCGAGGTGACCGACCGCATCGAGGCCCTCGCCCCCAAGCGCGAGAAAGCCCGCGCCGACGGCCTGCGCGCCGACGCCCAGGCCGAGCTCGACGACGCGCGCGCCGACTACGAGAAGCAGAAGGCCGATGCCGAATCGCAGCTGGCCGCTGCGTTGCAGCAGCTCGACGACGCGAAGGCCCAGCTCGACGACGCGGCCGCCGCCATCGCCGACAACGAGCGGAAGCTCGCCGACGCGCAGGCCCAGTACGACGACGGGGCGGCCCAGCTGGCGACCCAGCGGGCGAATGCCCAGCAGCAGCTGGCCGCCGCCGAGCAGCAGGCGGCCGACGGCCGTGCGCAGGTGGACGCGGCGCGACCCGCCATCGAGGAGGGCGCCTCGCAGCTGGCCGCCGCGCAGGCGGAGTGGCAGGCCCAGGCCGATGCGCTCGCGCAGGCG is part of the Arabiibacter massiliensis genome and encodes:
- a CDS encoding ABC transporter ATP-binding protein; this translates as MAFVEFRDVRKVYRMGEVEVAAVDGMTFDIERGELVVVVGPSGAGKTTLLNMLGGMDSCSSGSIVLDGREVSAFGSKELTYYRRYDIGFVFQFYNLVQNLTALENVELASQICKDPLDAAEVLGQVGLGHRLDNFPAQLSGGEQQRVAIARALAKNPKLLLCDEPTGALDDQTGKAILKLLQDTCYDTGKTVVLITHNSAFTAIADRVVRVRGGRAASVEVNDAPASADTLEW
- a CDS encoding LuxR C-terminal-related transcriptional regulator, whose product is MGEQGKRGGLIVPVRAGAALACMLLVFINTNSVVYPQIALIWPLAREAATWFGVAVMGAIVACANYRPRLLARRWWNAAALVATAGYVACCLAGFALRSPALVVAGALLDTVAEAWLFVLVYVALSQVGKERRSLVAAVGCLAAYLTEPLVQRMDPSAALATNALCLAAIFLLTRPLVARPLDELAAAAPQAELAAANPLSFLPANHLLYVTILFFSTVQGIALALSSLDGSGLEPSFAFAALAIVLAARLIRKRELNADVLFGVFALLVLAGMFLIPSNRMLPGALMLTTESFLDAGSACFNLLLALLVANIAARNGIAAVPTAALAIGLAWAGIGVGTLLGYGSAQLTGASDAALAPVSFVVAMAFAAYCFVALKRFSFEGVVNGIRTAVTPEPPAAPASTVHERCERVARERGLTPRETEVLELLASGRTVGVIREKLTISLNTARFHTKNVYAKLGVHSQQELIDLVDEAGREK
- a CDS encoding FAD-binding protein, which encodes MNQAKAGGSLTRRRFLQAGMLAGAGTLVGGALGGCAPKAPETPDANAQVREARTYWLGEEPAVAEGDIAIEETTELLIIGAGNAGMVAAATACDLELDFIVADKGECVGDTREYLGAVNTKYSLEVAEPVDELQLMNELTRYASGRVDQRVIKTWLEEGKELVEWLTPLMEEAGKTLGVTPMEPDHPAGGTYYLAPTTEHFYLPTYEYPMRNDILEMRIQKAGREVSYLHDLVRLEHADGKVTGALFQTPAGLKRITATKGTLLATGGYAANSEMVQANLPLIERCCTAASYSPRCDGYGLRAGLWAGGAKDVNGAPVIFDRGAVKPGVDCGYKVDRDGNRHFPGTVYQLNVGSQPFLKVNRKGERFVNESLPYDTLCNAASYQPGGVWCQIFDANAPEDILRFGTTGCAAYTTAFIQMGMPLDDFLAMDGGTGLMCRADSLEELAAQLGFEGEGAQRLMDTIKRYNELAAAGEDADYGKEPHRLSSIAKPPFYGCWFGGALLTTLDGLRINADMQVLDANDRVIEGLYAAGDVSGCFFSDNYPEYIVACACGRTCTEGRHVARLLAGDLKKEASHA
- a CDS encoding Abi family protein, producing the protein MNCNRAGGSCRNASVKPSAVAFSEPFVPQADPGKPMSLEDMKLRAKDSGFSDGDSGAAEFILRRVSYQHLSEYFPLFESEECSCSKSFKNLNRIMVLDRKFQSILMEYIGLFEMQMRSRYSNEMSLRYGAFAHRNRKLFKNGDYFNSFIREYSKLVSRCNQRNGSRQKRDIERYGDMPIWEAVEEMPIGMVSRLFSNTKSPKVKDAVAESFGEDREHLESWLGTLTFSRNRCAHFGQFLGTRLPVMPKKMSFVDADNSQPFYVALLIMRLMRTNWHYGDLSLLPSVTMAMEINHLFNSFKTLLPCAGVPAEWSELIANPDVSGIGISINYGPPQSEEDSIPYDARTTKLKLKRT
- a CDS encoding cytochrome c3 family protein, which encodes MHDERNEGASAPKRRGRKVAVAIGVVAAVLIAAGAGFAVWHEQPGFCGAICHTPMDGYLATYEADSSGSASDKWGNEVADASSMLASTHAGYGKTCLDCHEPTLAQQVGEGASWVTGGYEFPLAERTLGQLAAEASKSADGFCLNESCHNLTREDLVERTVDMGVYNPHLSHHEELECGTCHKAHRASVMYCSQCHASAVVPEGWLSADEANQLTDVG